In Excalfactoria chinensis isolate bCotChi1 chromosome 3, bCotChi1.hap2, whole genome shotgun sequence, one DNA window encodes the following:
- the PRR18 gene encoding proline-rich protein 18 — MGLQPRRAAGPCPPAGRCAALPWARGEEQEGVPGRAASLPPLLPAPPAAAAVRAQPKKPTATAVPRKAAPRPADEKAARKARGAPAERAGPVSGSWPCTSLQRRPPAERGARPQPGVQQPRGRPGAPGAGGRSCESPGGAAGEPRFALSLPPEAVRLLQRRSTERQRAQPGTGGGTAAARRGARSGGDVRALLKVSLLNDRHRYDDEEYEEEDAAAPGAAPDEGLVRKCTEWLRGVESAAGRERGDRLGSLPHLGAR; from the coding sequence ATGGGGCTGCAGCCGCGGCGCGCGGCTGGGCCATGCCCGCCGGCGGGACGGTGCGCGGCGCTGCCCTGGGCCCGCGGCGAGGAGCAGGAGGGGGTCCCTGGCCGCGCCGCCTCCCTGCCGCCCCTCCTGCCGgccccccccgccgccgccgccgtccgGGCGCAGCCAAAGAAGCCGACGGCGACGGCGGTCCCCAGGAAGGCAGCGCCGAGGCCGGCGGACGAGAAGGCGGCTCGGAAGGCGCGAGGGGCGCCGGCGGAGAGGGCTGGCCCCGTCTCCGGCTCCTGGCCGTGTACTTCTCTGCAGCGGCGGCCGCCGGCGGAGCGGGGGGCGCGGCCCCAGCCCGGCGTGCAGCAGCCGCGGGGCCGCCCGGGGGCGCCCGGTGCGGGCGGCCGGTCCTGCGAGAGCCCGGGCGGAGCGGCGGGGGAGCCGCGTTTCGCGCTGAGCCTTCCGCCCGAGGCCGTGCGCCTGCTGCAGCGCCGCAGCACCGAGCGGCAGCGCGCCCAGCCCGGCACCGGCGGCGGGACGGCTGCGGCGCGGCGAGGGGCGCGGTCCGGCGGCGACGTGCGCGCCCTGCTGAAGGTATCCCTGCTCAACGACCGGCACCGCTACGACGACGAGGAGTACGAGGAGGAGGACGCGGCGGCGCCGGGCGCGGCACCGGACGAGGGGCTGGTGCGGAAGTGCACCGAGTGGCTGCGAGGCGTGGAGAGCGCGGCAGGGCGCGAGCGCGGGGACCGGCTGGGCAGCCTGCCGCACCTGGGAGCGCGGTGA